CGCGGCGGCCTGCAGTGTGGTGACGGTCAGCGCGTGGCCGACCGAGTCGTGCAGCTCGCGCGCCAGCCGGTTGCGCTCCATGAGCTGCTCGGTCTGCCGCTCCAGCCGCGCGAGCCGGTCGGCGGGGGAGGGCCCGAGCAGCACCGGCGCCAGCCGGGCGAACACCGCGCCGACGGCGGCGCCCAGATAGATGATCGCGGGCAGGGCGGCCAGGGCGAGGGTGACCGACAACCACGGCTCGAACGGCAGGGGCCGGCCGAGGAGCCGGCGGCCGAGGTCGTGGCCGGTGAACGGGGCCTCCAGCAGGTAGATGATCGCGGGCACGCCGACCACCACGGTGAACCCGGTCATGCCGCCGAACCCGATGTGCAGCAGCCACCACACGGCCGTACGCCGGCGTGAGCGCCACGACCGCAGGCCCTCGGCGGTCTCCTCCGGGAGCGGCACGCCGAGCAGGGTCTCGGCCGCGGTCCGGCACAGGACGCGTACGGCCGGCACGAAGGCCACCGCGCTGGAGATCACCACGAACGCGAGCAGCATGGTCACGCTCTCGAAGACGCTGCGGGCGGGCTGCTGCCGGTACGAGTCCGTGACCGACGCGAGCGCGGCGTAGATCAGGAGATAGGGGACCAGGAGCGCGGTGCCGCCGAGCAGGAAGGTCCAGCGCCGGTAGGTGGAGACGCTGACCAGTGGGCGCACCACGGATCTCATGCCGAGATCCTCGCAGAGGGCGCCGCGCCCCACCTCCCCCTGGCGAGCGAGGACGCCGTGACCGCGCGGCGCCCTGGCGGAATAACGGCAGGGTGCTATACGCTGTTCGTAGCGCCGAAGATTCCGGCTCGATCGGATAGGCGCCTTCCAGCCGCGTCGCTGAGCCTCCGTCCCGAGTTCTACGGGCGGACGAACCTCCATCCTGAGATGTCTCTCGTGAATTTCCGGCGTACCCCTTTGCGTACGCGTTCTCGAGAAGCCGTTTCCTC
Above is a genomic segment from Actinoallomurus bryophytorum containing:
- a CDS encoding sensor histidine kinase translates to MRSVVRPLVSVSTYRRWTFLLGGTALLVPYLLIYAALASVTDSYRQQPARSVFESVTMLLAFVVISSAVAFVPAVRVLCRTAAETLLGVPLPEETAEGLRSWRSRRRTAVWWLLHIGFGGMTGFTVVVGVPAIIYLLEAPFTGHDLGRRLLGRPLPFEPWLSVTLALAALPAIIYLGAAVGAVFARLAPVLLGPSPADRLARLERQTEQLMERNRLARELHDSVGHALTVTTLQAAAAARLLDTDPDFARRALTAIEETGRTALEDLDHVLGLLREDASARTPQRTLADLDGLFDQTRSAGVGVDADIGRIEEIPPVVSREAYRIVQEGLTNALLHAGKVRVTVRLAVRGSRLELEMTNPAGVAPPGPPRTGGGRGLRGIRERVTILGGRMSAGADDGCWRVSVALPVVPWTGEPAGDRSDGGNDGIQRAGV